AACTCTACACTCACAATATAGACAAGAACAACATGTTCCTCCTTTGCAATGGTCTCCTAGTTTTCGTTGGTTTAACTAAATCTTTCTCCAACTCTTctagtgatgatgatgataaaccttccaatattgaagaaaaagaagaagaaatttgttcACGGTCTCATGTTCTTGATGTTGAGGTGAATGAGCCATTGTTGGAGAGAGAAGTTGAGATGAGAACTAATGAAGCAGATGAACACAATGCTGCAGTAGAGGAAAAAGAAGTACAAGAAAAGGTTGAAAAGATAATATTTATAGAGGAAGAACAAGAAGAGATGAAGGATGTAGAAGAAGAAGTTGAACTATTTGATGCAGATGATGAAGACGGAGATAAAGGGTCGGAAATTGATTACATTCTAATTGAAGAAAACAACATAGAAGAAGAGGagcatgaagaagaagaagaagaagaagaaagtagtGTGTTAAGTACAGAAGAGTTAAACAAAAAATTCGAAGATTTCATTAGAAAGATGAAAGAAGATCTAAGAATTGATGCTAGACGGCATTTAGTCATGGTTTGATTTAAGTAAACAGCAACCatgatcttctttcttttgaTCATGCTATTTTAGATGTATGCATCCATTAAATTTTGCAAAGATTTCCCCATATTAACAAAGAGCAAGTTTACAtgccaaatttcttttttaataagtaatTGATTGCATTGCTCTAACTATTTTTTACCAACCAACTTACTCTAAGCATTTGATTACGTACCGTTGCTATGTTATTGGagtaaataataatgataatagtATGA
Above is a genomic segment from Medicago truncatula cultivar Jemalong A17 chromosome 5, MtrunA17r5.0-ANR, whole genome shotgun sequence containing:
- the LOC11438882 gene encoding glutamic acid-rich protein, which produces MDNMCRLKFQNISTLTQGMKTHSNLMKFTQIFISLSVFSFICSPSSLFVILHYFKLYFSTFPSQLYTHNIDKNNMFLLCNGLLVFVGLTKSFSNSSSDDDDKPSNIEEKEEEICSRSHVLDVEVNEPLLEREVEMRTNEADEHNAAVEEKEVQEKVEKIIFIEEEQEEMKDVEEEVELFDADDEDGDKGSEIDYILIEENNIEEEEHEEEEEEEESSVLSTEELNKKFEDFIRKMKEDLRIDARRHLVMV